One region of Asterias rubens chromosome 5, eAstRub1.3, whole genome shotgun sequence genomic DNA includes:
- the LOC117290964 gene encoding nucleoredoxin-like has product MALASILGDTLVKKDKTTVQVSDITGPGKVVGLYFSAHWCPPCRAFTPQFAEWYQAFKKTANGANLEVVFVSSDRDEKSFQEYFNEMPWLALDYAKRDAKDKLSKKFKVSGIPTLVFLDGDSGKVNEADGRSVVMEDKTGENFPWTPKSFEEVFSGVVINNSKEEKKTEELKGKVLGLYFSAHWCGPCRGFTPQLVKSYNKMKEDGKNLEMVFCSSDRDEASFMEYFKEMPWLALPFGDKRKTALSRMFSVQGIPTLVFIDENFKVITTDGRSAIDTDPEGKEFPFHPKPVNMLTGAAAGTINENVSLIWFAADPAGAASFKEMLFPVADEIIQAAKAKDDTSPMDFFVTCEEEDEDDIMDGLMEFCQLDKSKIPFLVIVDVSSQSIYKDFDTKTHTADSLKTLINKYIDGKIETSKLR; this is encoded by the exons ATGGCCCTAGCATCAATTCTCGGAGACACACTTGTCAAGAAAGACAAAACCACCGTCCAAGTCAGTGACATCACAGGTCCCGGCAAAGTAGTTGGACTTTATTTCTCGGCTCACTGGTGCCCTCCGTGCCGTGCCTTCACCCCACAGTTCGCTGAGTGGTACCAAGCGTTCAAGAAGACGGCGAACGGAGCAAACTTAGAGGTGGTGTTCGTCAGCTCGGATAGAGATGAGAAGTCATTTCAGGAGTATTTTAATGAGATGCCATGGCTGGCTCTGGACTATGCTAAACGAGATGCCAAG GATAAACTAAGCAAGAAGTTCAAGGTATCTGGTATCCCGACCCTAGTCTTTCTGGATGGAGACTCGGGCAAGGTGAATGAAGCTGACGGTCGGAGTGTTGTCATGGAGGATAAGACGGGAGAAAACTTCCCCTGGACTCCAAAATCATTTGAAG aGGTATTCAGTGGCGTTGTCATCAACAACAGCAAAGAAGAGAAGAAGACTGAGGAACTCAAAGGCAAAGTGCTCGGTCTGTACTTCTCAGCTCATTGG TGTGGTCCATGCAGAGGCTTCACCCCTCAGCTCGTCAAATCTTACAACAAGATGAAGGAAGATGGGAAGAATCTTGAGATGGTCTTTTGCTCTAGTGACCGGGACGAGGCAAGCTTCATGGAGTACTTCAAGGAGATGCCATGGCTCGCCCTACCGTTTGGGGATAAACGCAAGACAGCCCTCTCTAGGATGTTCAGTGTCCAGG GCATTCCCACCTTGGTGTTTATTGATGAGAACTTCAAGGTGATAACAACCGATGGAAGGTCAGCAATAGACACTGACCCCGAAGGAAAG gaaTTTCCGTTTCATCCCAAGCCGGTGAATATGCTGACCGGAGCTGCAGCAGGAACCATCAATGAAAACGTCTCACTCATCTGGTTTGCAG CTGATCCAGCCGGTGCAGCGTCCTTCAAGGAGATGCTATTCCCAGTCGCTGATGAAATCATCCAAGCAGCCAAGGCTAAGGATGATACCTCACCCATGGACTTCTTTGTGACATGCGAAGAGGAAGATGAA GATGATATCATGGATGGTCTGATGGAGTTCTGCCAACTCGACAAGAGTAAAATCCCGTTCCTGGTCATCGTTGACGTCTCGTCACAAAGCATCTACAAAGATTTTGATACCAAGACCCATACTGCCGACTCGCTGAAGACGCTCATCAACAAGTACATTGACGGCAAAATTGAGACATCCAAGCTGCGTTAA